Genomic window (Geomonas ferrireducens):
GGGAATAGCTCAGTTGGCTAGAGCGTCAGCCTTCCAAGCTGAGGGTCGCGGGTTCGAGTCCCGTTTCCCGCTCCAAAAACAGAATACGCCCACATAGCTCAGTAGGTAGAGCACTTCCTTGGTAAGGAAGAGGTCACCGGTTCGAATCCGGTTGTGGGCTCCATCCCCTTCTAGGAAAAAAGCATCCAATTTAAAGGCTGTAGTAGATACATCAGGGAGGATTCCTCATGGCTAAAGCTAAATTCGAAAGAACTAAACCGCATGTAAACATAGGGACCATCGGTCACGTCGACCACGGCAAGACCACCCTGACCGCAGCCATCACCAAGGTGCTCGCAGGCAAGGGCCAGGCCGAGTTCAAGGCGTTCGACCAGATCGACAACGCTCCGGAAGAGCGTGAGCGTGGTATCACCATCGCTACCGCCCACGTCGAGTACGAGACCGAGAAGCGTCACTACGCTCACGTCGACTGCCCGGGCCACGCCGACTACGTTAAGAACATGATTACCGGTGCAGCGCAGATGGACGGCGCGATCCTGGTTGTTTCCGCAGCTGACGGCCCGATGCCGCAGACCCGCGAGCACATCCTGCTCGCACGTCAGGTCGGCGTCCCCTACATCGTCGTGTTCCTGAACAAGGCCGATATGGTGGACGACGAGGAACTCCTCGAGCTCGTCGAGCTGGAAGTTCGCGAACTCCTCTCCTCCTACGACTTCCCGGGCGACGA
Coding sequences:
- a CDS encoding GTP-binding protein — encoded protein: MAKAKFERTKPHVNIGTIGHVDHGKTTLTAAITKVLAGKGQAEFKAFDQIDNAPEERERGITIATAHVEYETEKRHYAHVDCPGHADYVKNMITGAAQMDGAILVVSAADGPMPQTREHILLARQVGVPYIVVFLNKADMVDDEELLELVELEVRELLSSYDFPGDDIPIIKGSALKGLEGDPGELGEQAIMKLMDAVDAYIPEPVRAIDKPFLMP